A portion of the Deinococcus planocerae genome contains these proteins:
- the odhB gene encoding 2-oxoglutarate dehydrogenase complex dihydrolipoyllysine-residue succinyltransferase, giving the protein MAEIKVPVFSESVSEGTLLTWHKKPGDEVRRGEVIAEIETDKVVLEVTAQQDGVLQSVAKNEGDTVLSEEVLGTVGDAGAPAQATPTPAAQTPAPAVDQASGPVANETSAGGTATQPDSANLGNEATRRDDLSPAVRRVVTENNLDPAQLPATGPKGNITKADALGAVATAQAAPSTVAQPATTQPSAPAPATPTPSAPVPSGPRAEQRVPMTRIRQRIAERLKEVQNTAALLTTFNEVNMKPAMDLRKKYQDQFVAKHGVKLGFMSLFVRAATEALKQFPVVNASVEGKDIIYHGYYDIGIAVASDRGLVVPILRDTDGMSLATIEKEIAGFAQKAKGGKLTLEDMSGGTFSITNGGTFGSMMSTPIINAPQSAILGMHNIIERPVAEQGQVVIRPMMYVALSYDHRIIDGREAVLFLVTIKNLLEDPARMLLEV; this is encoded by the coding sequence ATGGCCGAAATCAAGGTTCCCGTTTTTTCCGAGTCGGTGAGCGAGGGCACGCTGCTGACCTGGCACAAGAAGCCCGGCGATGAGGTCAGGCGCGGCGAGGTGATCGCCGAGATCGAGACCGACAAGGTGGTCCTGGAAGTCACCGCCCAGCAAGACGGCGTGCTCCAGAGCGTCGCCAAGAACGAGGGCGACACCGTGCTCAGCGAGGAGGTCCTGGGCACCGTCGGCGACGCGGGCGCCCCGGCGCAGGCCACGCCCACGCCCGCCGCCCAGACTCCGGCGCCCGCCGTGGATCAGGCGAGCGGCCCGGTGGCGAACGAGACGAGCGCGGGCGGTACCGCCACCCAGCCCGACAGCGCGAACCTCGGGAACGAGGCGACCCGCCGCGACGACCTCTCCCCCGCCGTGCGGCGCGTGGTGACCGAGAACAACCTCGACCCGGCCCAGCTTCCCGCGACCGGCCCCAAGGGCAACATCACCAAGGCGGACGCGCTGGGAGCGGTCGCCACCGCCCAGGCCGCGCCGAGCACGGTGGCCCAGCCCGCGACGACCCAGCCGAGCGCGCCCGCTCCGGCCACCCCCACCCCCTCGGCGCCCGTTCCCAGCGGCCCCCGTGCCGAGCAGCGCGTACCCATGACGCGTATCCGCCAGCGCATCGCCGAGCGGCTCAAGGAGGTGCAGAACACCGCCGCGCTGCTAACCACCTTCAACGAAGTGAACATGAAACCGGCGATGGACCTGCGCAAGAAGTACCAGGACCAGTTCGTCGCCAAACACGGGGTCAAGCTCGGCTTCATGAGCCTGTTCGTGCGTGCGGCGACCGAGGCCCTGAAGCAGTTCCCGGTCGTGAACGCCTCGGTCGAGGGCAAGGACATCATCTACCACGGCTACTACGACATCGGGATCGCGGTGGCGAGTGACCGGGGCCTTGTTGTCCCCATCCTGCGCGACACCGACGGGATGAGCCTCGCCACCATCGAGAAGGAGATCGCGGGCTTTGCCCAGAAGGCCAAGGGCGGCAAGCTGACGCTGGAGGACATGAGCGGCGGCACCTTCTCCATCACGAACGGCGGCACCTTCGGCTCGATGATGAGCACGCCGATCATCAACGCGCCGCAAAGCGCCATCCTGGGGATGCACAACATCATCGAGCGCCCGGTCGCCGAGCAGGGGCAGGTCGTCATCCGCCCGATGATGTACGTGGCCCTGAGCTACGACCACCGCATCATCGACGGGCGTGAGGCCGTGCTCTTCCTGGTGACGATCAAGAACCTGCTGGAAGACCCGGCGCGGATGTTGCTGGAGGTGTAG
- the pyrE gene encoding orotate phosphoribosyltransferase, which yields MDVLALYREAGAYHEGHFLLASGRHSPKFLQSTTVLQYPHLTERIGQGLAQKLREEGVRATVTVGPAMGGVVLAYEVARHLGTRAIFAEKDGQGGMKIREAFTLAPGEPFVAVEDVLTTGGSVLKAVRASEAAGGKCVAIACIVDRRKEAGPLAGYPLVSLAHLTFDTYLPDEVPEWLAERPLQKI from the coding sequence ATGGACGTTTTAGCCCTCTACCGCGAGGCGGGCGCGTACCACGAGGGGCACTTCCTGCTCGCCTCGGGCCGCCACTCCCCCAAGTTCCTGCAATCGACCACCGTGCTCCAGTACCCCCACCTCACCGAGCGCATCGGGCAGGGGCTAGCCCAGAAGCTGCGTGAGGAGGGTGTGCGCGCCACGGTCACCGTCGGCCCCGCGATGGGCGGCGTGGTCCTCGCCTATGAGGTCGCCCGTCACCTCGGCACCCGCGCCATCTTCGCCGAGAAGGACGGTCAGGGCGGCATGAAGATTCGGGAGGCGTTTACCCTCGCTCCCGGTGAACCCTTCGTCGCTGTGGAGGACGTGCTCACGACCGGCGGCAGCGTTCTCAAGGCCGTGCGCGCATCGGAGGCGGCAGGCGGAAAGTGCGTCGCCATCGCCTGCATCGTGGATCGGCGGAAGGAGGCGGGGCCGCTGGCGGGCTACCCGCTCGTCAGCCTGGCCCACCTGACCTTCGACACCTACTTGCCCGACGAGGTGCCGGAGTGGTTGGCGGAGAGGCCGTTGCAGAAGATTTGA
- a CDS encoding RNase H family protein, producing the protein MNQAYVDASWHELQGGQGVGGWGLVLLLPEALPARYQGQLDAPDNNAAELRAVLEAVRHAPAHESLAVYTDNEAVIASVGRGRGPHSLTDHAREVQDEAQVRGVRLRVSYAPRTRRHMLAAHDLANDARRGLTTPALAGPHADVLIEQRPSSPEARVSLRRHGERVTAHVRLDPLSAVPPSAQALLAAVTLARPGEVLFVRRASKVAQALWQRPERALLPDALARLQEARQTADGLGVQVQFQKTG; encoded by the coding sequence GTGAATCAGGCTTACGTGGACGCGAGCTGGCACGAACTCCAGGGAGGGCAGGGGGTGGGAGGCTGGGGTCTGGTGCTCCTGCTGCCGGAGGCTCTCCCCGCCCGCTACCAGGGGCAACTCGACGCGCCCGATAACAACGCCGCCGAGCTGCGCGCCGTGCTGGAGGCCGTGCGCCACGCCCCGGCGCACGAGTCGCTGGCGGTGTACACCGACAACGAGGCGGTGATCGCGTCGGTGGGGAGGGGCCGGGGACCGCACTCACTCACCGACCACGCCCGCGAGGTTCAGGACGAGGCCCAGGTGAGGGGCGTGCGGCTGCGGGTGAGTTACGCGCCGCGCACCCGGCGCCACATGCTCGCCGCCCACGACCTCGCCAACGACGCCCGCCGGGGCCTGACCACCCCCGCCCTCGCCGGGCCGCACGCCGACGTGCTGATCGAGCAGCGGCCCAGCAGCCCCGAGGCGCGCGTCAGCCTGCGCCGCCACGGCGAGCGGGTCACCGCGCACGTCCGCCTCGACCCTCTGTCCGCCGTGCCGCCAAGCGCGCAGGCCCTCCTCGCCGCCGTGACGCTGGCCCGCCCCGGCGAGGTGCTGTTCGTCCGCCGCGCGAGCAAGGTCGCCCAGGCCCTCTGGCAGCGGCCCGAGCGTGCCCTCCTCCCCGACGCCCTCGCCCGCTTGCAAGAGGCGCGGCAGACGGCAGACGGGCTGGGAGTGCAGGTGCAGTTCCAGAAGACGGGGTAA
- a CDS encoding metal-dependent hydrolase, with product MPLQLRFLGHSTFLLQSGEHRVLIDPFIQGNPKSPVSLEEALGWNVSAVLISHAHGDHWGNALDFGQAGVPVIGTAEIGGYAGKNGAPNAIGANIGGTVRGEWGSVYFTPAWHSSSFPDGTYGGMPTGLVIEMGGARVYHAGDTSLFSDMRLIGDRGLDAAILPIGDHYTMGPEEAARALELLRPRVAVPMHYGTFPPLTGDPQVFAREGQARGVDVRVLEPGEWVEV from the coding sequence ATGCCCCTCCAGCTTCGCTTCCTCGGCCACAGCACCTTCCTCCTTCAGAGCGGCGAGCACCGCGTCCTGATCGACCCCTTCATCCAGGGCAACCCAAAGTCCCCCGTCTCCCTGGAGGAGGCGCTGGGCTGGAACGTCAGCGCCGTCCTGATCAGCCACGCGCACGGCGACCACTGGGGCAATGCCCTCGACTTCGGCCAGGCGGGCGTGCCCGTGATCGGCACGGCGGAGATCGGGGGTTACGCGGGCAAGAACGGCGCCCCGAACGCCATCGGCGCGAACATCGGCGGCACCGTGCGCGGCGAGTGGGGCAGCGTGTACTTCACCCCCGCCTGGCACTCGTCTTCCTTCCCCGACGGCACCTACGGGGGGATGCCCACCGGCCTCGTGATCGAGATGGGCGGCGCGCGCGTCTACCACGCAGGCGACACCAGCCTCTTTTCCGACATGCGGCTGATCGGCGACCGGGGCCTGGACGCCGCCATTCTGCCCATCGGCGACCACTACACGATGGGGCCGGAGGAGGCCGCCCGCGCGCTGGAGCTGCTGCGTCCCCGCGTCGCCGTTCCCATGCACTACGGCACCTTCCCGCCGCTGACCGGCGACCCGCAGGTCTTCGCGCGGGAGGGGCAGGCGCGCGGGGTGGACGTGCGGGTGCTGGAGCCAGGGGAATGGGTAGAGGTGTGA
- the cdaA gene encoding diadenylate cyclase CdaA, giving the protein MPFPIGSLTLQDVLDVLLVTFLIYQGYLLVVGTRAVNVVRGILVFAGVWVVSKVLGLATLSYLLDRAGTVGLFALVVLFQPELRAALERVGRPRARDAGQGGAALQDLARAMERLAERKTGALIAIERRTPLGEYAATGVRLDAVVSVPFLEALFARNAPLHDGGVVVQESRVVAAGCLFPLQAADGTYRRYGTRHRAAIGLSELTDAVVLVVSEERGSMRIALAGRLGPHLNGSELREQLRALVYDRADLTGELPGVPGTVPPPPPEPEAGGQPERGGA; this is encoded by the coding sequence CTGCCTTTCCCCATCGGTTCGCTGACCCTCCAGGACGTCCTCGACGTGCTGCTGGTGACGTTCCTGATCTACCAGGGCTACCTCCTGGTGGTGGGCACGCGGGCGGTGAACGTGGTGCGCGGCATCCTGGTCTTCGCCGGGGTATGGGTGGTGTCCAAGGTCCTCGGCCTCGCCACCCTGAGCTACCTCCTCGACCGGGCGGGGACGGTGGGGCTCTTCGCGCTCGTGGTGCTTTTTCAACCCGAGCTGCGCGCCGCGCTGGAGCGGGTGGGCCGCCCACGTGCGCGTGACGCCGGGCAAGGCGGGGCGGCCCTCCAGGACCTCGCGCGGGCGATGGAGCGTCTCGCCGAGCGCAAGACGGGGGCCCTCATCGCCATCGAGCGCCGCACCCCGCTCGGCGAGTACGCGGCGACGGGCGTGCGGCTCGACGCGGTGGTGAGCGTGCCCTTCCTCGAAGCCTTATTCGCGCGCAACGCCCCGCTGCACGACGGCGGCGTGGTCGTGCAGGAGTCGAGGGTGGTCGCGGCAGGATGCCTCTTTCCCCTCCAGGCGGCGGACGGCACCTACCGCCGTTACGGCACCCGGCACCGGGCGGCCATCGGGCTCTCCGAACTCACCGACGCCGTGGTGCTGGTGGTCAGCGAGGAACGCGGCTCGATGCGGATTGCGCTCGCAGGCAGGCTGGGCCCGCACCTCAACGGCTCGGAGCTGCGCGAGCAACTGCGGGCCCTGGTGTACGACCGGGCCGACCTGACCGGCGAGCTGCCGGGGGTGCCGGGCACGGTTCCGCCCCCTCCCCCCGAGCCCGAGGCGGGCGGGCAGCCGGAGCGGGGGGGAGCGTGA
- a CDS encoding CdaR family protein: MRGPGGELRRWLDPRYVWRRALHNLPAKVLALLVAVTLWFVATSDRRANVEQGFDVPVTVADTTGGRGEGTRAVSGLTPATVRVTLSGRPERLQELTGDDVRAVVDVTGVPEGSFTLPVTVEPPTGTTLREGRPRRVQGFVDTRLTRSLPVTLSVATPPETSLPRYSVSPDGATVGGPGRVVREVARLVSTPLSLAPGDEREAALIALDTEGEPVSGVTVTPASVTVRRLDTGELPVKAVRVVLSDPPAGLRVTSVSVQPSSVRLIAAPELLARLREVTGAVTYREGTYTAPVTLRVPAGAQALETVSVRLTVERRAATTRAADPASGAGVGDSAP, encoded by the coding sequence GTGAGGGGCCCGGGCGGCGAGCTGCGGCGCTGGCTCGACCCCAGGTACGTGTGGCGCCGCGCCCTGCACAACCTGCCCGCCAAGGTGCTCGCGCTGCTGGTCGCCGTGACCCTGTGGTTCGTGGCGACCAGCGACCGCCGGGCGAACGTCGAGCAGGGCTTCGACGTGCCCGTGACGGTCGCCGACACGACGGGCGGGCGGGGCGAGGGTACCCGCGCCGTGAGCGGCCTGACCCCCGCGACCGTCCGGGTGACGCTGAGCGGGCGGCCCGAGCGCTTGCAAGAACTCACGGGCGACGACGTGCGGGCGGTGGTGGACGTGACGGGCGTGCCGGAGGGGAGCTTCACCCTGCCCGTGACGGTAGAGCCCCCCACCGGCACCACGCTCCGCGAGGGGCGGCCCCGGCGGGTGCAGGGCTTCGTGGACACCCGGCTCACCCGCAGCCTGCCCGTCACCCTGAGTGTCGCCACCCCCCCCGAGACGAGCCTGCCGCGCTACAGCGTGAGCCCCGACGGGGCCACCGTGGGCGGGCCGGGCCGGGTGGTGCGCGAGGTCGCGCGGCTGGTGAGCACGCCTCTGAGCCTCGCCCCCGGCGACGAGCGCGAGGCGGCCCTGATCGCCCTCGACACCGAGGGCGAGCCCGTCTCCGGCGTGACGGTCACCCCGGCGAGCGTCACGGTACGCCGCCTGGACACCGGCGAGCTGCCCGTCAAGGCGGTGCGCGTGGTGCTGAGCGACCCGCCCGCCGGGCTGCGCGTCACCTCGGTGAGCGTGCAGCCCAGCAGCGTGAGACTCATCGCCGCCCCCGAACTCCTCGCCCGGCTGCGCGAGGTCACGGGTGCCGTCACCTACCGGGAAGGCACCTACACCGCCCCCGTCACCCTGCGTGTTCCGGCGGGGGCCCAGGCGCTGGAGACCGTCAGCGTGCGCCTCACCGTCGAGCGCCGCGCCGCCACGACTCGGGCGGCGGACCCCGCCTCCGGAGCGGGGGTGGGCGACTCGGCCCCCTGA
- the yqeK gene encoding bis(5'-nucleosyl)-tetraphosphatase (symmetrical) YqeK, with amino-acid sequence MIAQFLDLQHPLAELAGWDERVRLMVRPRRYEHVLRVADLACRIARANGLDEARAYAAGLLHDLARDLPDAELLRLAPPECPIDAAHPLALHGRAARTLLERWGYRDPVVLEAVEDHTTGPRGGNPVADCVYVADVSEPGRGVNDHIRDLALHDLPAALSGAIVSKVTYLQGRDITVHPRTLRAYHALPCVRQALAQGQDPSTVAAAGADGRVVRPPRRRRGPTSHA; translated from the coding sequence ATGATTGCCCAATTCCTCGACCTTCAGCACCCCCTGGCCGAACTCGCCGGGTGGGACGAGCGGGTGCGGCTGATGGTGCGCCCCCGCCGGTACGAGCACGTGCTGCGGGTGGCCGACCTCGCCTGCCGCATTGCGCGGGCCAACGGGCTCGACGAGGCGCGGGCCTACGCGGCGGGGCTGCTGCACGACCTCGCCCGCGACCTGCCGGACGCGGAGCTGCTGCGGCTGGCGCCCCCCGAGTGTCCTATCGACGCCGCACACCCGCTCGCGCTGCACGGGCGGGCCGCGCGGACCCTGCTCGAACGCTGGGGCTACCGCGACCCCGTGGTGCTGGAGGCCGTCGAGGACCACACGACCGGCCCGCGCGGCGGCAACCCGGTCGCCGACTGCGTGTACGTCGCCGACGTGTCCGAGCCCGGGCGCGGCGTGAACGACCACATCCGCGACCTCGCCCTGCACGACCTGCCCGCGGCGCTGAGCGGCGCCATCGTCTCCAAGGTGACGTATCTCCAGGGGCGCGACATCACCGTGCATCCCCGCACCCTGCGCGCCTACCACGCGCTGCCCTGCGTGCGGCAGGCGCTGGCCCAGGGGCAGGACCCGTCCACCGTGGCCGCCGCGGGAGCGGACGGGAGAGTCGTCCGGCCCCCGCGGCGGCGGCGCGGTCCCACCTCCCACGCATGA
- a CDS encoding LCP family protein, translating to MTSSRRLSRLRALQVGGLSLAALSLGGFAVLGAPGSSPLQAAQGTGRVPHFTLLLAGRDIVYCYYRTPCQDQDQRTGLVQPPNTDTLMLVKVDAGRLSVLNIPRDTNVGEFDPREPIAAQKVNSRYWSGGPQALTRAVETITGERVDAYVVVRTDYVARVIDALGGLDVTVPEGGIEWVDQAAGVDLRLPAGPHHLGGEQAVLFLRVRKGFGDDYGRIDHQKQALTQLAARLRSPQGLAALPTILGGIGHGVETNVDPSLLTTLLPHLPQLKLSFATLPTRAIPGTFNLAPDREALARVWEQGAGTTASRAAPDVSVQVVDASGASLGVGLTRALRALGYTRVTLEAAPPSREASQVLTGQSVEAANELAGALGLPRLQGERFPVSAGEVGILLGADARVSLAALAALSRGGDRPRLSRVPTTENP from the coding sequence ATGACCTCTTCCCGCCGCCTCTCCCGGCTGCGCGCCCTGCAAGTCGGCGGGCTGAGCCTCGCCGCCCTGTCATTGGGGGGCTTCGCCGTGCTGGGGGCGCCGGGCTCGTCGCCCCTCCAGGCCGCCCAGGGGACAGGCCGCGTGCCGCACTTCACCCTGCTCCTCGCCGGGCGGGACATCGTGTACTGCTACTACCGCACGCCCTGCCAGGATCAGGACCAGCGCACCGGGCTCGTCCAACCCCCGAACACCGACACCCTGATGCTCGTGAAGGTGGACGCCGGGCGCCTGAGCGTGTTGAACATCCCGCGCGACACGAATGTCGGGGAGTTCGACCCCCGGGAGCCTATCGCCGCGCAGAAGGTGAACAGCCGCTACTGGTCGGGGGGACCGCAGGCCCTGACCCGCGCGGTGGAGACGATCACGGGCGAACGGGTGGACGCCTACGTGGTCGTGCGCACCGACTACGTGGCGCGGGTGATCGACGCGCTCGGCGGCCTCGACGTGACGGTGCCGGAGGGCGGCATCGAGTGGGTCGATCAGGCGGCGGGGGTGGACCTGCGCCTCCCGGCGGGGCCGCACCACCTCGGCGGCGAACAGGCCGTGCTCTTCTTGCGGGTGCGCAAGGGCTTCGGGGACGACTACGGGCGCATCGACCACCAGAAGCAGGCCTTGACCCAGCTCGCCGCGCGGCTGCGGTCGCCGCAGGGGCTGGCGGCCTTGCCCACCATCCTGGGCGGCATCGGCCACGGGGTGGAGACGAACGTGGACCCCAGTCTCCTGACCACCCTGCTGCCGCACCTGCCGCAGCTCAAGCTCTCCTTCGCCACCCTGCCCACCCGGGCGATTCCGGGCACCTTCAACCTCGCGCCGGACCGGGAGGCGCTCGCGCGGGTGTGGGAGCAGGGGGCGGGGACCACGGCCTCCCGGGCGGCGCCGGACGTGAGCGTGCAGGTGGTGGACGCGAGCGGCGCGAGCCTCGGCGTGGGGCTGACGCGGGCGCTGCGGGCGCTGGGGTACACTCGCGTAACGCTGGAGGCCGCGCCCCCCAGCCGCGAGGCGAGCCAGGTGCTGACCGGACAGAGCGTGGAGGCCGCGAACGAACTCGCGGGCGCGCTGGGGCTGCCGCGGCTCCAGGGTGAGCGCTTCCCGGTTTCGGCGGGCGAGGTCGGTATCCTGCTGGGGGCCGACGCCCGCGTCAGCCTCGCCGCCCTCGCCGCACTCAGCCGGGGCGGCGACCGGCCTCGTCTCAGTCGCGTGCCCACCACGGAGAACCCATGA
- the rsfS gene encoding ribosome silencing factor, whose protein sequence is MTSTSPHSDPTQHQLRVIVDAARERRAEDVVVLDLTAVSSTLEYFVICTATAGLQLNAVQENIREKAQEAGLSRPSVEGPSERWLLLAFGGGIVVHIMTREAREYYDLEGLWSDAHVMQFPEQAADRTL, encoded by the coding sequence ATGACCTCGACATCCCCACATAGCGACCCCACCCAGCACCAGCTCCGCGTCATCGTGGACGCCGCCCGCGAACGCCGCGCCGAGGACGTGGTCGTGCTCGACCTGACCGCAGTTTCCTCCACCCTCGAATACTTCGTGATCTGCACCGCCACCGCCGGGCTGCAACTCAACGCCGTCCAGGAGAACATCCGCGAGAAGGCCCAGGAGGCGGGGCTCTCCCGCCCGAGCGTGGAGGGCCCCAGCGAGCGCTGGCTGCTCCTCGCCTTTGGCGGCGGCATCGTCGTCCACATCATGACCCGCGAGGCGCGCGAGTATTACGACCTCGAAGGCCTGTGGAGCGACGCCCACGTGATGCAGTTCCCCGAGCAGGCGGCAGACCGGACGCTGTGA
- a CDS encoding response regulator transcription factor — MSHVVVIEDEGTVREVVRFHLERAGLRVSAFDTVRAAEEALSGADALVLDWMLPGESGLGLLRRLRADPERRRLPVLMLTARAAEAERVEGLESGADDYLTKPFSSAELVARVRALLRRSLPDAPQVLSNGPLGLDLGAADARLGGERLHLTRREFDLLAFLTRNTGRVYSRAELLDRVWGADFLGGERTVDQHVTQLRAHLGDDPARPRFLETVRGKGYRMRPWTEAGV; from the coding sequence ATGAGCCATGTGGTCGTGATCGAGGACGAGGGCACCGTGCGGGAGGTGGTGCGCTTTCACCTGGAACGCGCCGGGCTGCGGGTGAGTGCCTTCGACACGGTGCGCGCGGCGGAGGAGGCTCTCTCCGGGGCCGACGCCTTGGTGCTCGACTGGATGCTGCCGGGCGAGAGCGGCCTCGGGCTGCTGCGCCGCTTGCGCGCCGACCCCGAGCGCAGGCGCCTCCCGGTGCTGATGCTCACCGCCCGCGCGGCGGAGGCGGAGCGGGTCGAGGGGCTCGAATCGGGCGCGGACGATTACCTGACCAAGCCCTTCAGCTCCGCCGAACTCGTAGCGCGGGTGCGGGCGTTGCTGCGCCGCTCGCTGCCCGACGCGCCCCAGGTCCTCAGCAACGGGCCGCTCGGCCTGGACCTGGGGGCCGCCGACGCGCGGCTGGGCGGGGAGCGGCTGCACCTCACCCGCCGCGAGTTCGACCTTCTCGCCTTCCTGACCCGCAACACGGGCCGGGTGTACTCGCGCGCCGAACTCCTCGACCGGGTGTGGGGGGCCGACTTCCTGGGGGGCGAGCGCACGGTGGACCAGCACGTCACCCAACTGCGCGCCCACCTGGGAGACGACCCGGCTCGCCCCCGTTTCCTGGAGACCGTGCGCGGCAAGGGCTACCGGATGCGGCCCTGGACGGAGGCGGGCGTATGA
- a CDS encoding sensor histidine kinase, translating into MTAGPTPRLGAWMDALPQAVLLFRPGEADPHAVTVSWVNAAAVRLWGVSRERAAGRPLLEVVRRHTLEALAGRGGELELEASGRTLRCTAVPPEEGGEGALIVEDVTELRRREAELREATAVLSHEFRTPVTGLRGVLEALEYDMPPELAQSFVRQGLQEVERLARLVEDLAVGFRPTRARTLPLAEAFARAERLLTPEVSARGTRLSFGESHLVRADPDKLLQVLLNLIENALRYGPPGGPVEVQTLRQGAWVELAVLDHGPPLEDTEALFRAHTRGRHATGQGSGMGLYIVRSIVHGWGGQVWTERRSEHNAFCFTLPGVAGLG; encoded by the coding sequence ATGACCGCCGGGCCCACCCCCCGCCTCGGCGCCTGGATGGACGCCCTGCCTCAGGCCGTGCTGCTCTTTCGCCCCGGCGAGGCGGACCCGCACGCCGTCACGGTGAGCTGGGTGAATGCCGCCGCCGTTCGGCTGTGGGGCGTGTCCCGGGAGCGCGCGGCGGGCCGTCCCCTGCTGGAGGTCGTGCGGCGGCACACCCTGGAAGCACTCGCCGGTCGCGGCGGCGAGCTGGAGCTGGAGGCGAGCGGGCGGACCCTGCGCTGCACCGCCGTGCCTCCGGAAGAGGGCGGGGAGGGCGCCCTCATCGTGGAGGACGTGACCGAGCTGCGCCGCCGCGAGGCCGAGCTGCGGGAGGCGACCGCCGTGCTCTCGCACGAGTTCCGCACGCCCGTCACCGGGCTGAGGGGCGTGCTGGAGGCGCTGGAGTATGACATGCCCCCCGAACTCGCCCAGAGCTTCGTGCGCCAGGGTCTTCAGGAGGTCGAGCGGCTCGCCCGCCTCGTGGAGGACCTCGCGGTGGGTTTTCGGCCCACCCGCGCCCGCACCCTGCCGCTCGCGGAGGCCTTCGCCCGCGCCGAGCGGTTGCTCACCCCCGAGGTGAGCGCCCGGGGCACGCGCCTCAGTTTCGGCGAGAGCCACCTCGTGCGCGCCGACCCCGACAAGCTGCTTCAGGTACTTCTCAACCTGATCGAGAACGCCCTGAGGTACGGCCCGCCGGGCGGTCCCGTCGAGGTGCAGACCCTGCGGCAGGGCGCCTGGGTGGAGCTCGCCGTCCTCGACCACGGCCCGCCCCTGGAGGACACCGAGGCCCTTTTCCGCGCACACACCCGGGGCAGGCACGCCACCGGCCAGGGCAGCGGCATGGGCCTGTACATCGTGCGCAGCATCGTTCACGGCTGGGGCGGGCAGGTGTGGACCGAGCGCCGCTCTGAGCACAACGCCTTTTGTTTCACCCTGCCGGGGGTGGCGGGACTCGGGTAG
- a CDS encoding PRC and DUF2382 domain-containing protein, protein MPHLHRLSDISNSYREDFQDAGMYNPVGATAYAGGRQIGTIRDVLVDDDYGKIRYLLVDDDNGSLNGALIVPIGYARIENDGVYFDSMSAGQLSSLHRYDENEEYVFDVEESDERVLRGANTAMGTTTSTTTTTAVTGTTMGDAAMGTAATGAAGASYDREARDRMFKTPDRLQLLEERLTVNKEKYRAGSVQIGKRVETHQETVSVPVQREEVIIERHPVSNPQPVQGDVLSAGETQTVRVDLEAERAQVSKQAFVTEEVEVGKRVVTEQQTVTDTVGREVLEVNQTGDVRVTGDDDDLRNNRK, encoded by the coding sequence ATGCCACACCTTCATCGTCTGTCCGACATTTCCAACAGCTACCGCGAGGACTTCCAGGACGCGGGAATGTACAACCCCGTGGGCGCGACCGCCTACGCCGGCGGACGCCAGATCGGCACCATCCGCGACGTGCTCGTCGACGACGACTACGGCAAGATCCGTTACCTGCTCGTCGATGACGACAACGGCAGCCTCAACGGCGCGCTGATCGTGCCCATCGGCTACGCGCGGATCGAGAACGACGGCGTGTACTTCGACAGCATGAGCGCAGGCCAGCTCTCCTCGCTGCACCGCTACGACGAGAACGAGGAGTACGTCTTCGACGTCGAGGAGAGCGACGAGCGGGTGCTGCGCGGCGCGAACACCGCGATGGGGACCACGACCTCGACGACCACCACGACCGCCGTGACGGGCACCACGATGGGTGACGCGGCGATGGGCACCGCGGCCACGGGTGCGGCGGGCGCTTCTTACGACCGCGAGGCCCGGGACCGGATGTTCAAGACGCCCGACCGCCTCCAGCTTCTGGAAGAGCGCCTGACGGTCAACAAGGAAAAGTACCGCGCGGGGAGCGTGCAGATCGGCAAGCGGGTGGAGACCCACCAGGAGACCGTGAGCGTGCCGGTGCAGCGCGAGGAAGTGATCATCGAGCGTCACCCCGTGAGCAACCCGCAGCCGGTGCAGGGTGACGTGCTCTCGGCGGGCGAGACGCAGACCGTGCGGGTGGACCTGGAGGCCGAGCGCGCCCAGGTCAGCAAGCAGGCCTTCGTGACCGAAGAGGTCGAGGTTGGCAAGCGCGTCGTGACCGAGCAACAGACGGTCACCGATACGGTGGGCCGCGAGGTGCTGGAGGTCAACCAGACGGGCGACGTGCGGGTGACGGGCGACGACGACGACCTGCGGAACAACCGCAAGTAA